The Anopheles moucheti chromosome 3, idAnoMoucSN_F20_07, whole genome shotgun sequence genome contains the following window.
CTGAACCTTTGGAACGGGTACCAGTTCTTTGCAAATCGTTGAAGTTGAAGTACAGTTCGAAGATGCAGTTCTATTCGACAGTTCTTGTTGTGATCGGTATTGTTGTGGTGTCTGCAATAGAAAGTGGCGTACATCAATTGCCAATTAAGATGATCGATGATCTTGAGCAGGATCTACGACCGTTAGTGGCTGATTCAAACCCACTTGCTACGGATGGATATAAAGTCTACCCCGGACAGTTCCCGTATCATGCTCAGTTGTATGTTATTCCTCAATCATCTGGTCCTACTCTCCTATATGTTGGCTCGCTCATCACACCGAATTACATCCTAACGGTTACGCCTAGCAGAAATTTAAATACTTATGGATATGCGATTTTGGGTTTCGACGATGGAAGCAGCGAAGAAACGCAGCAGCGTATCAACTACTCCCAAGGTGGTTTGCAGCTACATCCCACTCGTGACATCGCTACAGTACGTCTAGATCATCCAGTTACCTTCACGCAGTTCGTGCAGCCGATTCGTTTGCCCAGCCTATCCGACACCCGCACGTATGAGATGATGGAAGGTACAATTATATCAAGACGTCTCTTAACATCGAGATATTTGCGTAATCAGATAATGTCGATCGCTGATTGTCAGAAGGAGCATCCTGATCGAGTTATTTATTCTAATCATATTTGCACGAATACGTACGTAGGAGGATTGTTCTGTAACAGTGTGTTCGGTTCCGGTTTGATCGTTGAGGATGAGAATGGGCCAATACTGGTTGGAGCTCTTTTTTCTTATAATCTTTGTGAGTATACCTATCCGTTGGTATATGAACGATTATCTGAGCATCGTGATTGGATTAGTATGAATTCGGACtatgtgtttgatttttaaacgAACCAATGAGTGTTTACAAAGATGCTAAAAATTCGGTTTGATATGAACTATGttttataaatgaaataaaatatcgtatgtatttaaaaaagcGACAAAATGTTCTGATATATTATGCGATTATCCGATCATCGGGTGGTCGGTCCACTGATCAgtgatcaatttttttttgtagactATGTGGCGAACCGGCCAAAGCCACTACAAGAAACAACAGAACAACTTAGAAATTC
Protein-coding sequences here:
- the LOC128302877 gene encoding collagenase-like, translated to MQFYSTVLVVIGIVVVSAIESGVHQLPIKMIDDLEQDLRPLVADSNPLATDGYKVYPGQFPYHAQLYVIPQSSGPTLLYVGSLITPNYILTVTPSRNLNTYGYAILGFDDGSSEETQQRINYSQGGLQLHPTRDIATVRLDHPVTFTQFVQPIRLPSLSDTRTYEMMEGTIISRRLLTSRYLRNQIMSIADCQKEHPDRVIYSNHICTNTYVGGLFCNSVFGSGLIVEDENGPILVGALFSYNLCEYTYPLVYERLSEHRDWISMNSDYVFDF